The Mercurialis annua linkage group LG8, ddMerAnnu1.2, whole genome shotgun sequence genome window below encodes:
- the LOC126660350 gene encoding DNA-directed RNA polymerases II, IV and V subunit 12: protein MDPQPEPVSYICGDCGMENTLKQGDVIQCRECGYRILYKKRTRRIIQYEAR, encoded by the exons ATGGATCCTCAGCCTGAACCGGTTAGCTACATTTGTGGAG aTTGTGGAATGGAGAACACTTTAAAGCAAGGAGATGTAATCCAGTGCAGAGAGTGTGGTTATCGTATTCTTTACAAGAAGCGCACCCGCAGAA TTATTCAGTACGAGGCACGCTAA
- the LOC126660345 gene encoding uncharacterized protein LOC126660345, translating into MEVTHLQNERNAVLLQAGEVRAHLAAKVLENSSLKGEVDALKEIVDMYKHENQILKEEMGLEMMEVETLKERIEEVQLHHAQAKKIKTKLTYGLYGCGVVTAGAVLYALYR; encoded by the coding sequence ATGGAGGTGACTCATTTGCAAAACGAACGTAATGCAGTTCTTCTACAAGCTGGTGAAGTCAGAGCTCATTTGGCAGCTAAGGTGTTGGAGAATAGTTCACTGAAGGGAGAAGTTGATGCCCTAAAAGAGATTGTTGACATGTACAAACATGAGAACCAAATTCTGAAGGAAGAAATGGGGCTGGAAATGATGGAGGTGGAGACATTGAAGGAGAGGATTGAGGAAGTGCAGTTGCACCATGCACAAGctaagaaaatcaaaacaaagcTGACCTATGGATTGTATGGATGTGGGGTAGTTACTGCTGGGGCAGTTCTTTATGCATTATATCGCTAG
- the LOC126660335 gene encoding uncharacterized protein LOC126660335 yields the protein MVTFLLLCLSLYLYYLFVYLGNDRLEAKIVQMILFYGGRIQMNEGTLAYVGGIQEIGDPMFSLDKLSYFNILSYLHYFEIEKGDLYLKSDRIEFTKFENDRCVLPFWKLLLDNKENKFFVYVDYSKILDSQGIQSSREGGCEASGSVQAAQVIDLGEDLTFDDICIDIEDHSDDDEVELQEARKNVLESRQDLAGLANARAGDDIDVLGAGDNIDEVAGDNIDEVAGDQIDEDSGVMDEGEGEREVPEPRTEVAGDEEGDSDSADLTYENESVYYSSSDVGSQFSENEDEYGDDSQREVSIRVQFDTTTEIPQFAVGMFFSNLAEVRDAIARYAVMKGMCISYVKNDQQRVRAKCIVGCPWLIQVSPHNADHNWTIKTYKPDHRCTRSNRVSFCDSNFLAKRYKTMVTNQHYIKLSDFRSIVRSELKQSVSLNVCRHAKTKIIAELMGFYREEYAMLNDYAEIICHTNPGTHCFVKSTSENPEGKQEFHRFYVCFAACKKGWLQGCRKVIGIDGCFLKGICKGQLLIAVGRDGNNQMFPIAWGVVLVENKDNWSWFMRMIQYDLELEDGEGFAVISDMQKGLESALKDILPKAEHRRCARHVYANWAKKWRGDERKKEFWSCAKATIGSDLKVRLKHLGTLGKDIAKDALSYDIETWCKVYFDTSIKCDVVDNNLAETFNGWILEPRCKSIISMLEDIRIKVMNRLWNKRDSIRGWISDISPRALQVIEKNKLLSFEWEVECNGDDGFEVAWLQDRRNKHTVDLVKRTCTCKEWDLTGIPCKHSVTAIYAKRGNPEAYVHAYYSRDTYMKAYAYTIQPVPGKQHWLQSEKGTIEPPPFKKLPGRPKKNRRKEPFEVKKKAKLSLHGRVMTCGICKGTGHNYRSCPQKGTNTQYKPRQNKKKQPQASQPEATPSQQNTSRKRKRNQPSVDASTTVAARAKLRSRIRQTQ from the exons ATGGTTACATTTTTGCTCCTGTGTTTGAGCttgtatttatattatttgtttgTCTATCTAGGTAATGACAGGTTGGAGGCAAAGATTGTccaaatgattttattttatgggGGTAGAATACAGATGAATGAGGGTACTTTAGCTTATGTGGGAGGGATTCAGGAGATAGGTGATCCCATGTTTAGCTTAGACAAACTTTCATATTTTAACATACTGTCATATCTGCATTACTTTGAGATAGAAAAGGGggatttatatttgaaatcTGATAGGATAGAGTTTACAAAATTTGAGAATGACAGATGTGTCCTTCCCTTTTGGAAACTGCTTCTAGACAACAAAGAGAACAAATTTTTTGTCTATGTtgattattcaaaaatattagatTCTCAGGGCATACAATCTAGCAGAGAGGGGGGTTGTGAAGCTAGTGGCAGTGTGCAAGCTGCACAGGTAATAGATCTTGGGGAAGACTTGACTTTTGATGATATTTGCATAGATATAGAAGATCATAGTGATGATGATGAGGTAGAATTACAGGAGGCTAGGAAAAATGTCTTAGAATCTAGGCAGGATTTAGCAGGTTTGGCAAATGCTAGGGCAGGGGATGACATTGATGTACTAGGTGCTGGAGATAACATTGATGAGGTGGCTGGGGATAACATTGATGAGGTGGCTGGGGATCAGATTGATGAGGATTCTGGGGTTATGGATGAGGGTGAGGGTGAAAGGGAGGTACCTGAACCTAGGACAGAGGTGGCTGGGGATGAAGAGGGAGATAGTGACTCGGCAGACTTAACTTATGAGAATGAGAGTGTGTATTACAGTAGTTCTGATGTAGGTAGCCAGTTTAGTGAGAATGAAGATGAGTATGGTGATGACTCACAGAGGGAGGTGAGTATACGGGTGCAGTTTGATACCACTACTGAAATTCCTCAGTTTGCAGTAGGCATGTTTTTCAGTAACTTAGCTGAGGTTAGAGATGCAATAGCCAGGTATGCAGTGATGAAAGGGATGTGCATTAGTTATGTGAAGAATGATCAACAAAGAGTGAGGGCTAAATGCATTGTTGGCTGTCCATGGTTGATACAAGTAAGCCCTCATAATGCAGACCACAACTGGACCATTAAGACCTACAAACCTGACCATAGATGTACTAGAAGCAATAGAGTGTCATTTTGTGACAGTAATTTCTTAGCTAAGAGGTACAAGACCATGGTGACCAACCAACACTATATCAAACTTAGTGACTTTAGGTCCATTGTCAGGAGTGAACTAAAGCAGAGTGTTAGTTTGAATGTGTGTAGGCATGCAAAGACCAAAATTATAGCTGAATTGATGGGTTTTTATAGGGAGGAATATGCCATGCTAAATGACTATGCTGAGATTATCTGCCATACCAACCCAGGCACACATTGTTTTGTCAAATCCACTTCTGAAAACCCTGAGGGAAAACAAGAATTCCATAGGTTTTATGTGTGCTTTGCTGCCTGCAAAAAGGGGTGGCTTCAGGGTTGTAGGAAAGTAATAGGCATAGATGGGTGTTTTTTAAAGGGGATTTGTAAAGGGCAGTTACTGATAGCTGTGGGTAGAGATGGAAacaaccaaatgtttccaataGCTTGGGGAGTGGTGTTGGTTGAGAACAAAGACAACTGGAGTTGGTTTATGAGGATGATTCAATATGATCTAGAACTTGAAGATGGAGAAGGATTTGCAGTCATATCAGATATGCAAAAG GGTCTTGAAAGTGCTTTGAAAGACATACTACCCAAGGCAGAACACAGAAGATGTGCCAGGCATGTATATGCTAACTGGGCCAAAAAATGGAGGGGTGATGAGAGAAAGAAGGAATTTTGGAGTTGTGCAAAAGCAACTATAGGATCAGATTTGAAAGTCAGACTTAAACACCTAGGGACTTTAGGGAAGGATATAGCAAAGGATGCTTTAAGTTATGACATTGAGACATGGTGCAAGGTGTACTTTGACACATCAATTAAATGTGATGTGGTTGATAACAACCTAGCAGAGACATTTAATGGTTGGATTTTGGAGCCTAGGTGTAAGTCTATTATTAGTATGCTGGAGGATATAAGGATCAAGGTGATGAACAGGTTGTGGAACAAGAGAGATTCCATAAGGGGCTGGATTTCAGATATTTCACCAAGAGCCCTACAAGTTATTGAAAAGAATAAGCTACTGTCCTTTGAGTGGGAGGTGGAATGTAATGGGGATGATGGATTTGAGGTGGCATGGCTTCAAGATAGAAGGAACAAGCATACAGTGGACCTTGTCAAGAGGACCTGCACTTGCAAGGAATGGGACTTGACTGGGATCCCTTGCAAGCATAGTGTCACTGCTATATATGCCAAGCGTGGCAATCCAGAGGCCTATGTACATGCTTATTACAGCAGAGACACATATATGAAAGCTTATGCTTATACCATCCAGCCAGTTCCTGGAAAGCAGCACTGGCTTCAGAGTGAGAAGGGAACAATAGAGCCACCACCCTTCAAAAAACTACCTGGAAGACCCAAAAAGAATAGGCGAAAAGAACCATTTGAAGTAAAGAAGAAAGCCAAGCTTTCACTTCATGGGAGAGTTATGACATGTGGAATATGCAAGGGAACTGGACATAATTACAGGAGCTGCCCTCAAAAAGGAACAAACACTCAG TATAAGCCAAGGCAGAATAAGAAGAAGCAACCACAGGCAAGCCAACCAGAGGCAACACCTTCACAGCAAAACACAagcagaaaaagaaaaaggaatcaACCTTCT GTAGATGCCTCCACCACTGTTGCTGCACGTGCAAAGCTAAGGTCGAGGATAAGGCAAACTCAATGA
- the LOC126660344 gene encoding putative disease resistance protein At3g14460, producing MRSFFQDLVKINNRYVFKMHDLVHDFAQSLMKNECCSIEVLNNEIEQRMIDFNPIEVRHVSIRLGPDVSFPSSFYNLRRLHSLIFLWGNGTMIGVALPKIFNELTCLRSLSLSGCDIREIPSNISKLIHLRQLDVSRNNKLKELPETVCQLYNLQTIDVVSCENLKCLPEGMGKLINLRYLNNDQTSFSLPKGIGRLSGLQKLCMVNICNNEQGEAAFILRDIKTLNQLGGSLTIEWRRQHVAEVDVEDAKQAELKNKKNLTDLKIYFSDEIYGVEWRKQQDEELLEALEPSTKLKSLTISDYLGTNKTCGHPNWITSMSSLRKINLGRWRNCENFPPFGALPWLESLRLLKFYSLKKVGIEFLGLDHLDISTAFPKLIDLQFQLIEEWEEWSDQDVGDNAAKIMPSLRFLAIWSCPKLKKLPNYILQKTALNIDIKDNKWTSLRFSIDLSSPSFGDGLTLTFQKSWKFSLTEEEPDVVELGGKEQIQASELKFKRCSVGRLLCGKPFNIKALHRAMTGAWLGHGGLTVGLTRIRLFNVPLNCRHRESVTKIAEKAGVVLEIRITLGPDVSFPSSFYNLRRLHSHIFLSGNGTMIRLALPKIFNELTCLRSLSLSGCDIREIPSNISKLIHLRQLDVSRNKELKELPETVCKLHNLQTIDVESCEMKCLPEGMGKLINLSNEQGAAAAFVLREVKKLNQLCGNLAINGEDNIDERYGVEWRKQQDEELLEALEPSTKLKSSTIYGITWAPIKFMDIRVELC from the exons ATGCGGTCTTTCTTCCAAGATCTAGTGAAGATTAACAACCGCTACGTTTTTAAGATGCATGACTTAGTGCACGATTTTGCTCAATCGCTCATGAAAAATGAATGTTGTAGCATAGAGGTGCTAAATAATGAAATAGAGCAGCGAATGATAGATTTTAATCCTATAGAAGTACGTCATGTAAGCATTAGACTTGGTCCGGATGTTAGTTTTCCTAGTTCATTTTACAATCTAAGAAGGTTACACAGTCTCATTTTTTTATGGGGAAATGGTACAATGATTGGAGTAGCCTTACCTAAGATATTCAATGAACTGACTTGTTTGAGATCCTTAAGCTTAAGTGGTTGTGACATTAGAGAAATCCCCTCTAATATAAGTAAATTGATTCATTTGAGGCAGCTTGACGTGTCTAGGAATAACAAATTGAAGGAGTTGCCTGAAACAGTATGCCAATTATATAATTTGCAAACCATAGATGTAGTCTCTTGTGAAAATCTAAAATGCTTACCCGAAGGGATGGGGAAACTTATTAATTTAAGGTACCTGAATAATGATCAGACTTCCTTTTCGTTGCCGAAAGGAATCGGAAGATTAAGTGGTTTGCAAAAGTTATGCATGGTCAACATTTGCAACAATGAACAGGGAGAAGCTGCATTCATTCTTAGAGATATTAAAACACTGAATCAACTTGGTGGAAGTTTGACCATAGAATGGAGAAGACAACATGTGGCTGAAGTGGACGTGGAGGATGCGAAACAAGCAGAGTTAAAGAATAAAAAGAATCTCACTGATTTGAAGATATATTTTAGCGACGAAATATACGGAGTAGAGTGGAGGAAACAGCAAGATGAAGAATTGTTAGAAGCTTTAGAACCATCAACAAAGTTAAAATCTTTAACAATATCGGATTACTTGGGCACCAATAAAACATGCGGGCATCCGAATTGGATTACTTCGATGTCAAGTCTTCGAAAGATTAACCTCGGTAGATGGCGAAATTGTGAGAATTTTCCTCCATTCGGAGCATTACCTTGGCTCGAATCCCTTCGCTTGTTGAAATTCTACAGTTTAAAAAAAGTTGGAATTGAATTTTTGGGGTTGGATCATCTTGACATTTCTACTGCATTCCCCAAGTTGATAGACTTGCAGTTCCAATTGATTGAAGAATGGGAAGAGTGGAGTGACCAAGATGTGGGTGATAATGCTGCAAAAATAATGCCATCTTTAAGGTTTTTGGCCATTTGGTCATGTCCAAAGTTGAAGAAATTGCCAAATTATATCCTCCAAAAAACTGCACTGAATATTGATATTAAGGATAATAAG TGGACTTCACTTCGTTTTTCAATCGATTTGTCCTCTCCTTCCTTTGGTGATGGATTGACTCTGACTTTTCAGAAGTCGTG GAAGTTCTCCTTGACAGAGGAAGAGCCGGATGTTGTGGAACTGGGAGGTAAAGAGCAGATACAAGCATCTGAGTTGAAGTTTAAACGGTGCAGTGTGGGTCGATTACTATGTGGGAAGCCATTCAATATTAAGGCTCTTCACAGAGCCATGACTGGGGCATGGCTGGGGCATGGAGGATTAACAGTGGGTTTAACAAGAATAAG GTTGTTTAATGTCCCTCTCAACTGTCGACATAGAGAAAGCGTCACTAAGATTGCGGAGAAGGCCGGTGTGGTCCTGGAGATTC GCATTACACTTGGTCCGGACGTCAGTTTTCCTAGTTCATTTTACAATCTAAGAAGGTTACACAGTCACATTTTTTTGTCCGGAAATGGTACGATGATTAGATTAGCCTTACCTAAGATATTCAATGAACTGACTTGTTTGAGATCCTTAAGCTTAAGTGGTTGTGACATTAGAGAAATCCCCTCTAATATAAGTAAATTGATTCATTTGAGGCAGCTTGACGTGTCTCGAAATAAAGAACTGAAGGAGCTTCCTGAAACAGTATGCAAATTACATAATTTGCAAACCATAGATGTAGAGTCGTGTGAAATGAAATGCTTACCTGAAGGGATGGGGAAACTTATTAATTTGAG CAATGAACAAGGAGCGGCAGCAGCATTTGTTCTTAGAGAAGTTAAAAAGCTGAATCAACTTTGTGGAAATTTGGCCATAAATGGAGAAGACAACAT CGACGAAAGATACGGAGTAGAGTGGAGGAAACAGCAAGATGAAGAATTGTTAGAAGCTTTAGAACCATCAACAAAGTTAAAATCTTCAACAATATATGGGATTACTTGGGCACCAATAAAATTTATGGACATCCGAGTTGAATTGTGTTGA
- the LOC126660351 gene encoding LOW QUALITY PROTEIN: putative disease resistance protein RGA3 (The sequence of the model RefSeq protein was modified relative to this genomic sequence to represent the inferred CDS: deleted 1 base in 1 codon; substituted 1 base at 1 genomic stop codon): MTDFFVSKALDMLTAAIAGEIEQKVKLVVGVKNEVKLLTDNLQSIQAVLVDAEKRQLKEETVKLWLRRLKNISYDIDDVLDEWSFEILKSKIEGDEYEYASKSKRIKVWPFILSFCFCFREVGFRHDIAVKITELNESLDVIAKEKDKYSFSLIKRIENIERAVTTSVINIPEMKHREQDEKAVFNLLLADSSKQNPHIISVVGMGGIGKTTLAKLVYNDKQVTSHFDIKLWVCVSDPFDEIRIAKAILESLKGIAPNIVELQNIVEQIQQCIFRKKVFTCSRXLWNEDSRKWGQVEHFLKCGSIGSKILVTSRKENVARIMGCRNIIRLGLLSDEDCWSIFCEVVFSERTDDLEHNRSLVEIGRNIVNRCKGLPLAVKTIGGLLRFKDSVDEWQRVLDSDLWEIEEMERDVFAPLFLSYNDLPSSLKQCFLYCVIFPKDHLMSTDKLIEKWISQGYLKATKSKSMEMIGDEYF; the protein is encoded by the exons ATGACTGATTTTTTTGTTTCCAAAGCATTAGATATGCTGACTGCAGCCATTGCTGGTGAGATAGAACAAAAAGTCAAGCTTGTTGTTGGCGTCAAGAACGAGGTCAAATTGCTCACCGACAATCTACAGTCGATCCAAGCTGTTCTTGTTGATGCAGAGAAAAGGCAGTTGAAGGAGGAAACTGTTAAACTTTGGCTCCGCAGGCTGAAAAACATATCGTATGACATTGATGATGTGCTGGATGAGTGGAgctttgaaattttgaaatcaaaaattgaggGAGATGAATATGAATACGCTTCTAAGTCGAAAAGGATTAAGGTATGGCCTTTTATCCTATCCTTTTGCTTTTGCTTTCGCGAAGTTGGTTTTCGCCATGACATTGCTGTGAAAATCACAGAGCTGAATGAAAGTTTAGATGTAATTGCAAAAGAGAAAGATAAATATAGCTTTTCTTTGATAAAAAGGATTGAGAATATTGAACGAGCAGTGACTACCTCTGTTATCAATATACCAGAGATGAAACATAGAGAGCAGGATGAGAAGGCAGTGTTTAACTTGCTGTTGGCAGACAGTAGTAAGCAGAACCCTCATATCATCTCTGTAGTAGGGATGGGAGGGATTGGCAAAACAACTCTCGCCAAACTAGTTTATAATGATAAACAAGTGACATCccattttgatataaaattatGGGTTTGTGTCTCGGATCCCTTTGATGAGATCAGAATTGCAAAGGCAATCCTTGAATCTCTTAAAGGAATTGCTCCAAATATTGTTGAATTGCAAAACATTGTAGAACAAATTCAACAATGTATTTTCAGAAAAAAAGTTTTTACTTGTTCTAGATGAT TGTGGAACGAAGACAGTCGAAAGTGGGGACAAGTAGAACATTTCCTTAAATGTGGTTCCATAGGAAGTAAAATTTTAGTAACCTCACGTAAGGAAAATGTTGCTAGGATTATGGGCTGTAGAAACATAATCCGCCTAGGATTGTTGTCAGATGAGGATTGTTGGTCAATATTTTGTGAAGTCGTATTTTCTGAAAGGACCGATGACTTAGAGCACAACAGGAGTCTAGTAGAAATTGGTAGAAACATTGTAAATAGGTGCAAGGGCTTACCACTTGCTGTAAAAACAATAGGAGGTCTTTTGCGCTTTAAAGACTCTGTAGACGAGTGGCAAAGAGTCTTGGATAGTGATTTGTGGGAAATAGAGGAAATGGAAAGAGATGTTTTTGCTCCATTGTTTTTAAGTTATAACGACTTACCCTCTTCATTGAAACAATGTTTCTTGTATTGTGTCATTTTCCCTAAGGATCATCTTATGAGCACAGATAAACTAATTGAAAAGTGGATAAGTCAAGGTTATCTTAAGGCAACAAAAAGCAAAAGTATGGAGATGATTGGTGATGAGTATTTTTAA